The sequence GGCGCAAATTTATTATGTGCGGAATTAGAAGGTGCTAATGTAAACGGTGTTGATTTCGATAGGGCTTGTTTGGTAGGAACAATCGCCCACAAGTTGCCTAAATAAATTAAAAATTGGGCGTTGGTGAATTGAATGAATTTATTATTACTATCTAAGGGTAGCCCCCTAAATCTCCCAAGATTGGCGTTAGGGTGCTATTCATGCTTTTTGTGCAACGTCAAAAATTGAGTGTAGCTGAATCTGAATATAAATTGAAATTAAGAAAAATTTTAAGCAAGGATGAAAGTAGCTTGTAATTGCACTTTTATACAAGAGTTTCGGATATTTCAAAAATTAATTTCATACATCAAATCAGCAACGCCAATAATTTATTATTTTCGTATATTGGGATACGCAATCAAGATTTTTAGCAATCCCCTTTACAAAATTGTTTGAATTATCTCCTTTGTAAAATATCAAAAATAACTGTTCAGCGGAAGGGCAAGGTTTAAACTGTATGGTACCCAACTTAAAACCGCAATATACAGTCAATACTAGATTTCACTAAACTAAAAATCGCTACACAAAAACTAACTAAGAACTAACTAAAAACTAACTAAAAACTAACTACTTATACAAGATAATCTCAAAATAAATACTGGTAACTAATATAAGGAACATTTAAACCGCTTCAGACGTTATCAAATCAGGTTGAATAATTTTATCTGAAAGTATAAAAATTTATTAACCTGCGTCTAACTGTTCAGTACTAGTATTAAAATCTATAAAAATTGTCAATTATATGGTTTTATCACCCAAGGTTGCTTTGTCAGTAGCTTGTAAGCAATTGGCAGCTATTTCTGCTGTATTCGTCGTAACTCTTCCCTGGCTGATATCCACTCCACCAGGCTTTTCTCTCGATAACACCTCCATAAGCAAACGTCTAAAAAGTCGTAAAAATTCCCAATATACTTTTGTCATTCAGCCAAAATTTACATCGGTAAACGAATTTTCTGAAGGATTGGCTTCGGTATATATTGGCTACCGTAAAGGATATGTTAACAATGCTGGGAAAGTAGTTATTCCTCCGATTTTTGATGGAGCTGGAGAATTTTCCGAAGGATTCGCATGGATAAATATGAGGGGTAAATGGGGATATATAAATAAAAAAGGTCAGTTAGCTATTAACTTAAACTTTGATACGGCTCGGGAATTTACTCAGGGATTGGCACTTGTAAAGTCTGGTGACAAATGGGGTTACATCAATAAAGCTGGTCAATTTGTTATTAAACCGCAATTCGATAATGCGATGTCTTTTACAGTTGACAAGCAAAGTAAGGTTGCAAATAAAGTAGTACTAGCTCCTGTAAAAATAGGTGAGAAATGGGGGTATATCAATAAAAGTGGAAATTTAGTTATTAAGCCTCAATTTAACAATGCTGCTTCTTTTCATGAAGACATGGCAGCAGTCAAAATTGGCGACAAGTGGGGTTACATAAATCATCGCGGAAAATTAGCGATCGCACCCCAATTTGAACGAGCATGGAAATTTTCCGAAGGATTGGCACTAGCAAGCAAAGATAGCAAATGGGGATATATAAATACCAAGGGAAAATTTCAGATCGAGCCGTCTTATTTTGAAGCCAGCAATTTTTCCAACGGGCTTGCATCTGTATGGATAGATGGTAAATACGGCTATATCAACAAGAAGGGTAAACTTGTTATTGAGCCGCAATTTGAAGATGTTGGTAAATTTTCTCAAGGCTTGGCAAAGGTAAATATTGACAATAAATGGGGCTACATCAATAAAAGCGGTGACATTGTAATTCCTCCACAATTCGATCACGCTGGTGATTTATTGTCATCTCAAACCAATGCAGCTTATCCAAAAGTTGGTAAAGCATGGGTGAAAGTCGGCGAAAAATGGGGTTATATCAGCTTGCTTTTAAGTGAATAAATTTTGAATTACTATTCACTGCTCACTGCTCGCTGCTCACTGCTCGCTGCTCACTGCTCACTGCTCGCTGTTAACTGCTTTTGACGCATCCACAAAGCTAATAAAGTCAAACTCAATAAGCCCATTACCCCAGCCAAGGGATTATTGTTTACACCAGTAACCCACTGGGGAACGGTTCCAGAATACTTGATTAATTTTCCTACCTCAATTATGTAGTTACCCCAAACTAAACCCCCATGGAGTCCAATCGGTAAGCCCAAGCGTCCCCTGCAACTGCGTTTAGCCCAAACACAGGCTAAGCCTAATAATAATAATCCGAGAAATTGCGGCGATGTACTTATGATTACCGGCAATGGTTTGATAAAGTGCAACACGGCAAAAATAATTGCAGTCGCTGGTATTACCACCGCAGGATTATAATCTCGCTGTAATTCATCATATATAAACCCCCGGAAAAACAATTCTTCCGCAAAAGCCACACCCAAACCTGTTAACAACCCTTCCAAAACTAATTGCAGCATCGAAAAACCAGGCGGCTGCCAGACTAACCAACCTAGCATTCCCTGTACAACGAATAATGCTAAAACACTAATCAGCCCAATTGCGACACCACGCAGCAACTCCACACCATTTTTCCGCGTAAACTCCAAACCATAGTGACGAAATGCTTGGGGCTGCTGATGGATATATTTACTCCACCAAGGAAGTAAAAATAGAAACTCAATTGCCAAAATACCCATAGTTAAGATAGTTCGGGTATTTTCGTCTTTGACTAAAATATAAACTGCTGCCGCATAAGGCAACCACGGCAATAATAAACTCAAAATAAAGCAGCCCAACCTTATAGGGGCAGGGCGCACAGATAAACTAAATAAATTAATTTTCATACCAAGTTGTTTGTACAGGTAAAGATTGGGTAGCACCAAAAGATTTATATTATCTGATGTTGCTCTACCACGCTTGTCAAACCGACGGCAACTTGGTATGTGCAGTTTCTTTTTTATACAATCTCAGTCTTCCGGTTCTATAGTGCTGTTTAACCCGTGAGTTTTGAGGGTTTCGCTATAAAATTCGGCATGTTCCTGAGCGCAAGTAATAACTAAAGCAAAGCCATTTGTATGGGCTTCCATCATGATGCTTACAGCCTGGGGTTGGCTGAGGCTCGGCACTGTGGTGATTAGTATCTCCACCACATACTCCATAGCGTTGTAGTCATCATTATGGAGCAAAACACGGTACCGAGGCGCGTGCTTCCGGGTTGTTGAACGCTTCTCTATAGTTTCGACTGACACGATTAGTATGCTTCTTCTCGTTTGTTTACTACAACAGACTGGTTTCTATACTTTACTTAACACTTATTCATAGTATTGTATCGCATCTAATTATCATGCCCAAATATATGATAAGTTTTCTGCGGTCGATTGCGGTCGATTAATTATTGCATTGTGAATTCAGGATTGCGAGAGTACTGGCTTACATGACTCGGTTTAGTTGCATTTCCACAAGTAAAATAGATGAAAATAGATAGATAAAGTAAGCTCGTAATCCTTTTCGCCCCATTAATTCGTAAATATGGAGATAAAAGCAAATTTTCAAGCCGGACAAATAGTCTTCCTGGAATACAAAGATAGCAGGCTATATACGGAAGTTATTCAGGTAGTAGTTGAACGTGATTTGTACTGGGTACGTCCGTTACTGCTTGTCGATCAACAATACTCGGAAGCACAACAGGTAACTGATTTGCGCTCTACTTCCGACTTGCTCTGGCCGATAAATTTGTTTCAACCAGCTTTGGATACTCAAGTAGTTGAACTGTACGCTCAGATTTTAATCAAAGAACCAAAACCAGAATTATCTCAAACCGCTAAACAAAAGCTACATCAGTTTATTCAGGAACTTTGGCAAGCGAATCAAAACGAAGCGTGATAATACTATAGATTCTAGGTTTTTGAAAGAATATGCTTGATATAAAATAAAATTTGATGGGTTCTGTAAAGAATAATGCGTTACGACTAGAAATATATTTATCGTCAACTTTAAACTTAAAACTATAACGTCGTAACGCAATCTAATTCCTAAAAATTTGCTGTTTTAGGCAATCTGAGAATAACTTGGATTCCTTTGAGGTACTTGAGGTGTACGATAGGGGTGGTTAATTTCAAATTCACTGGGATCGGAACAGCCAGTTTCTGACATAAAAGTTTGTACTAATTCACGATATACAAACCATTGCTTGTGAAGATGACGAATTAATTCTGGTTCCATTTTAAAGACATCCGAGTTTTGAAATCCGGCTCTAGATAACCATTCGTAAATAGAAAGAGTCTCGCCATTATTGTTGTGAAGCATTTTTCCTCCTGATAATCTTGGAATTGAGGTTAAAATACGCTTCAAAGATGCTACCCGAAGCGTTTACTAGTTATTTCAAGCGATGGCTATAAATGGGAACTAATAAATAAAACGATTTATCCCGCTACTTTTCTATATAAGAAAAGCAATATGGAAGCCCTTTTCACCCATATTTGAGCAAGAGTCAAAATCAAAAAGTATTTCTAGCCAACAGTCTTGCTGGCTCAATACAAGTATCAATATCTATCCGAGTCTAACTTGGAGAGTGTAAAAAGAAAATCCGAAATATCACCCTATTAAGCAGTTGATACTTTTACCATAAATATTCAGCCAGATAAATCTTTAGTACTGCTCTAAAAAAGTTATACCTGCCTTCACAAGTATCCACTCTAAGCAAGTATTTAATATTATTTTCCTGAAAATAGCAAAATCAATCTATCCTTCTAAAGTTATATATTTACTGTTTGACCCATATGATGAATTGAAACTTAATATTTTTGCGAACCGTTTTCCAGAATTCTAATAATACATCATTGAAAAGCACTTTTTTCATAAAACTTAGGGGATTCCCCTAGGTTCAATAGTTACCCCTAGCGATGAAACCCTTTAAATAAAGGGGTTTTCCGAATATTTTTAATCTTATTAGCTTGAGGGAATTGTCTGCGAATATAGTTTATTTAACAGAGAAACAAATTAGTATTTAATTACTTTCTGTTTTTTTAATTATTTTCACTTTTCATGTAAAAAAGTAACTATGTTAAAAATTATTTATGGCGACAATAACTTAAGCTTAGATTGCTTGGATGGATGTTTAGAAGATTGGATAAACACAAGAGTTGCGATCGCTGTGCGTAGCGCTACGGGGATTCATATTGAATCTAGTACGGCTTCTTTTCTATTACCGGCAAACTCATCTACCATAGCCCAGGTAGAAAATATACAAGACGCAAATGTAGTGGAATTCTGCCGCTGCGATGCCAAATCACTTGAAGTTGTGTTGAAAGGTATCTGGTTAACATCAGAATTAGAAAGTGAAACAGGTGTATTCGTAACCAAACTCAAGGATGACACTGAATATTTATTGCAGAATATGTTTGAACCTAAATTTTGCCCGGTTTAACTAACTTTATAGTCTAATTTTATAATTAATCATTAAAAATTATTTACAGTCTTGCTGTTCGCGGGACTATGGTACGACTTCCGAATCCCATCTTGAAACTGGTAATAGTCAGTCGTGCCGCCTTTCCCCGAACAGCATCCCCTCTTCAATTTTAAATTTCAGATTGATATTTTCTGTCTCCTCTGGTTTATTTGTGATGAATGCTACTTTAAATAACCGTGCCCAAGAAGTAGCACGGGAAGATTTAGTCATGTTTATTAATGCTTGTTTGTCCTGTACGGGACAGCGAGAATTCTATGATGATGCTTACGGGCAGAAAGTTTCAATTGACTTTTTGCATCAATATATTTTAGGTAATTACCGATTGCTGTACGCCCGTACTTTAGCAGCAGGCATTAATCATTTTAATCAAGCACAAATAATCTTAAATTTATTAGCTACAGGAAAAAATACATCCCACCAACATCGAAAAGAAGAAGGTGCATTGATTGCCTGGGCACTCCAACAACTACCCCCCCAGCGTGCTTGGGGAATATTACAGCAGTTAAGACAGCGGAAAATAAACAACCGTCGCAGTCGTGCAATTGCTCGCGATTACTTAAAATATCGCCGCAATCTTGATTTTGATGCAGTTAAGTATCGTTCTAAGTTAAGAGCCATTGTGACTCACGCGCATCTCCAACTTCAAGGTGAATTAGGTGATTTTCTCTTTCGTAATTGGAAGCAAAAACTATATGAAACAGAATTATTTGAAAACTTCCGTCAAGCTCATTTTAGTCAAGAAGCAGTTTACAAATTACCTTTTACTGTTGCCGAAGGTTTAGCAGTAAAACACAAAATTAAACGCGAAGTCTTCCTATCGCGCATCCAAGAAAGGATGACTTTAAACGAAAAACTGCGTTTCCAAAATGCTGGTGAAGGCGCAAAAATCAATATTGACGTCGATTTAGGTCGTCTTTCTTTAACCAAGCTAGCATTATATATACTTTCCTTACCCGTGGAAACTCGAAAACAGAAGCGAGATATTTTCGATTTAGCTCTAGAAAAATCCGCTCGCAAAACATTAAGCAAAGCACCGATGAAATTGGGAAAAGTAGCGGCAGTCTTGGATTGTAGCTATTCGAGCTATGGTTCTTCCGAAAAGCGTCGTCGTCCTTTGGGTGTGGCTTTAGCTACTCACTATTTATTGAAAACTGCATCTAAAGAATATCAAGACTTTTGGACTCTACCACCTTTAGATGTATTGCAAGTACGTCCAAAAGGACAATCCGATTTAGCAACACCTGTATTAGACGCATTAGAGTGGGGTGCAGATTTAGTCGTAATTGTTTCCGATGGCTGCGAAAACGATCCACCATGCGGTGCGGCTCAAGTATTGCGTGTTTTTCGGCAACGTTTAGACTCAAAAAATCGTACATCTATAGTTCACTGCAATCCAGTTTTCAACTCGGATGATTTTTCTGTACGTTCTTTATGTGCCGATATTCCTACCGTAGGGTTACGAGACGCTGAAGATTTACCAACTATGCTTGGCTTTGCTCAATTTGCCAACGGTTCGGCTTCTTTGTTTGATTTAGAAGATTATTTAGCTCATAGAGTTAATCGTCAATTATCAATAAATAAGTAAGTAAACAAAAATATTTACTGTCATTGCGAGCGAAGCGAAGCAATCCCAGCCCTTGCGATGAGTCGCACATAAAGGTGAACGCTGAATGCTTCATTTCACTTCGTTCCATTCGCAATGACATTGTGTAATTAATTATGTTTAACTACTTATTTAATGATGGTTGAGTAGCTGATAATTGATAATTGATAATTGATTTAAAATGGCACAAAAGAAAAATATACTAACTAATATATCTCTTAAAGGATTAGATATTGCTCCTTCTCAAGTACGTGGTGCGGTAAGAATTTTACCATTATTAAGACGGAATGTACGCGACGATTTACGTTTGATGAAACGTTCTTATAATGACGATTTAACTGTCGTATCTGTAGATAAAAACCTTAATTATTATGCTTATATTCCTCATGGGTTAGTGATGTCTTGGACTGATGACGGTAGTCCGGTGGCAGCTTTGGGAGGACAAATTCAAAAAATAAAACAACAAACAAAATCTGATGGTAAAAACTTAGATTGTGGTTGTACGAGCGTGCGTTTAATGCATCGCATGAGAAAAAAAGAATCCCAGAATCAATTAAGATTTTTACCCCTACATTTAGCAATGGAAGGTTTTCTTTCCATGTTTTTTTCTGGTCCGAATATTGCTTGGAGCGAATACTCTAAATATGCTCTTGCAAATGGTTTAGGTTGTCGTTACGAAACTGCCGTACAAGGACGCGAGATTGCGAAATTGGAAGATGCATTGCGGGTATTTGAAATTCACCCCAAACAGGTGGGGGTATTAATATTTGTAGCAGAAGCTTTAGCATCAGCTTTTGTGGTTCCTACCCCAGAAGATTATCGTTTACTGCATAGGAGTTTATTAGAAGACTTTTATGGTGAATTAATTTATCAATATGGTTTGCTTCACGATACAACTTTTCCTATGGATGTATCTATTAATGAATCAGAAATTAATAGTTTAAAAAGTTTAAGAGCGGCTATTAATAAAATGCGAATGGATTGGGCTTCTTTTCAAGGTTTTATGGCGAGTGGAATTTTAGATAGTCCATGTCAATCTAAAATAGTTTATAATGCTGGGCCATTTAGATTGCAGCGGTTTATTACCAATATAGAGCTTAAAGGTGAAAATCATATTGGAGAAGTTATTACTAGAGAAAACGGAGAATTAGAATATTTAAAATCTTTTCGTTTATCTACCGCGCAAACAAAGCGAGTTTACTTACTAAGTAAATTAGCCGAACACAATTGGAATATTAATGCTACTGCCGAAGCACTCGGAAATAATTATGATAGTTTTGTCCATCGTTTAGAAAAAGCTGGTTTTGGTTATTTATTAAATCAGCAAGTACGCGAACAAGTTCTTAAGAGAAGACGGAAGAAGTAGAATTTGGTAATTGAGAATTGGTAATTGGTAATTGGTAATTGGTAATTGGACATTGGGCATTGGGCTGTACGATACGAATGCTACTAGCTATGTAATAAAAAATTGCCAGAGATTCTATTTTCTCTGACAACTGTATTTGTTTCTCATATATTTTGTGGAAACATTAAAATAAACGTTAGCCTTTGAGTGCTTTTGTAAAATTTCTACGATAAGATTTACTACCAATAAAGCAAGCTGGCCATAACAAAGATAAAGCAAGGCGATTTGTTAAGCTGTTGCTGAAATTAGTTCTTCTAAATCCAGTCCAAAATTTCCAAACACCGCCTACGTAAGCAACAATTAGTAAACCAGCAATGAACCCAGGCATTTTATCTACTCCAAAAAAAAGAATACTCAAATATCATGACTTGGCATAAGAGTCAATAATTACACTCTCATACACTAGTTTAAGGTAGGCTTACCTTTTCTATCCAGTTATATAGAGATGTGGAGATGGGAAGACAAGGGAATAGTTTTTCATACTCCTCAATTATTCCCAATACCCAATGCCCAATTACCAATTACCGATTACCGATGAAAAATCAAACAATATCTTTACGCTTGAGTAATATTAACGCCACAATCAAATAAACTACTGTGTGTAAACCGAGAATTCCCCAATTCAACATTAAATTGTTGAAAGTCGCGTCATAAACTGAAGAAGCGGCAAAAATATCTTCTAATGAAGGTGCCCCTGGAGTGGCTGCCGGTACCATCTCGTTAACGTTAACTAAAGCACCATAAGCACCCATAGACCAACGACTAATAGTCAACCAGCCGAGTTTTCCCGATAATCTTTTTAATTCAAATAAAACCCCTGAAAGAATTATCTGAGGAATCATAATTAAAGGCAGTATGCTATTAGCTTCGTTTTCGTTTTTGACTGCTGCGGAAATCATTAAACTCAAACTAACGCTTGCTAGCAAAGTTAAAAAAGTTGTGATTCCTAAGCCCACCCCCCAAGGTATAAGATTAGATTCTGGCGATTTAAAACCAATTACAACAGTTATAACTATCAATAAAGTTTGTAAAAAAGTTAAACCACCACGAATCAAAACTTTAGAAGTTAAATAAGGCAGCAAACCCAAATTAATCAGCCTTTCCCTGGCATAAATAGCAGATTCTTTGACAATTTCTCTTACCGAACTCGAAAGCCCTACCCAGATACCAATACAGGCAAAGATAAATAATACTTTGAGTGCTAAAGGTCCTTGAGTGATTTCTAAAGGTTCTAACTTACGTAGAGGAGTTTCGTTTCTTAATATCCAAGCCGTTAACGCGATCGCAATTGGCCCGGATATCAAAGCAAATATCCAACTAGCGCTATCTCTAACTACTAATTGGAAGTATCGCTGGCTCAGTAATATCAACTGTTTAAATGGGGATATACCAGTATGAATTTTATCGTTGCTTTTCTTTTTGGTATCTGTACCTGGCTTGAGTAAATTGCCAACGTATTTCTGAAAATAAGCAGAATGCTTGTATCTTTTCGACCAATAATCTACTGTTTCAACTACTTCTTTAGGACTTCCACCTTGGTCTAATTTAATATAAATATCGGAAAAGTACTTTAACTCATTCGACGGCATTTCAAAGTATTTTAACGCTTCCCCCGGAGGTCCGTAATAACATAATTTGCCACCTCTACCCATAAAAGTAATTCTGTCGCAAACTTCAATATTTGCCGTGGCATGAGTAACTAATATCACCGTCCTCCCCTGGTCTGCCAATTCCCGCAGCAACCGCATCATCTCTTTATCTAAACCGGGATCGAGTCCAGAAGTCGGTTCATCAAGAAAAAATAACTTAGGATCGGCTAATAGCTCTACACCAATGCTCACCCGTTTGCGCTGCCCTCCGCTAAGGTTGCGAATAAAGTTGGTTCTAACGTGAGTCAATTTAATTTGGTCGAGAGTTCTTTCTACGACTGCTTTCACCTCAGTATCGGGAGGAAGTCGCAATTTACATGCGTATGCTAAAACTTCCTCTACTCTCAAATCTGGATGTACGATGTCATCTTGGGGTACGTAACCAATCTGAGAACGATAAACAGCCCAATTTCGCCGCAAGTTATCTCCATTGAGATATACCGAACCCGATGTTACTGGTGCAATTCCCAATAATGATTTCATCAAAGTGGATTTACCAGCGCCGCTTCCACCAACCAAAGCTACTAACTGTCCGGTTTCAATAGCTAAGGAAACATCGTCAAGGATTGCCTTTTGAGTTCCGCCTTTGACTTTAACAATCCGTTGTAGCCGATCCACGTCGAGGCGAACTTGACTACCATTATTTAATAATTCTAGGTATTCTTTTGTATAAAGTAACGAAAATGGACCGATTTGTATTTTGCTGCCGTCGGTTAATTTAACCCGTTTAGAAATTCTTTCGCCATTGACAAAAGTACCGTTGCTACTGGAATCTTGGATAAAATAACCGCCTTGACCATCAGGTAAAAGCGTTGTGTGTATGCGAGATACGGTTGGTGCATCCAACTGCATCGAAGCATAATCATCTAGTTTCGTTGCACGTCCTAGCTGTATGGGAGATTGCTTCAAACCTTTAAAAACCAAACGCCGATTGCTGGGAATAGCAACCGGAACATCTCTTGGATGATAGTAGGTTAACTGAATATGGTTGTGAACCGATTGTCCGATTTCAAACTGCAATCCATCTTTTAATAAGTAGCCTGAAGCATCAATGCGATTTCCATTGATAAAAATTCCGTTACGGCTAGGTTTTGTACCTTCACCATCAAAAAGCCGATAAACATTACCTTCTTTTTTTAAAATAGCTTGTTTTCTAGAAAAAACTTCCCAACCAACAGGAACGTCTAAATCAGCCCACTCAAGCCCCCGTCCCAAGCGATGTTCTTCTTCCCTTAGATACAGCCGTAAAATTTGCCCTTGATTGTTTAATTCTAAATAAGGTTGAGGACTTGCAAGCGTTGGTTTGTCAAAGCTATGAGTCATTATATATAGTTTTAGGTTGAATATAAATTATTTAATCGAACCGATATCAATAGATGCATTAGATGCATTCTTTTTGTTAGTCAAAAACAGCTACAACAAGATCTAAATAAGAAAGTTTTCCGTGCAACCTCGAAAACCTACTTGTTTGGTTTTGAACTAAATTTGAAATTATTTGTACGTATTTACTTAAAAAAGCAGATATCGCCTATCTTAGTCAATAGGTATCTTACATTTGGCAATATAGATTTGAGCGAAAGTTAAGTTTGAAAAAGATTTGTAAATTTTGATAATTAAATTTAAATACGCAGCCATTTAAGTTCATTTATAAAAAAGTATTATGTTTATACGTGGGTTTGTGCGATTCGGGTTTTTGATATTAATCGCACTCTTAGGGATAGGATGTAATTCTTCAAAAAGAGTACCAAAAAAAGTGACTCTAGGCTTAGTTAGCTATGGGGAAGAAGATATTTCACTCTATAAATACGAGGGCTTTAAAAACTATATTCAGGCACAAACAAAGTCGATAGTAGAACTAGAACCTGCTTACAACGAATTACAAGCTATCGACCAAATTCATCGCAAGCAATGGGATATCGTGTTTGCACCACCAGGTTTAGCGGCGATCGCCATCGATAAGCAACTTTACAAACCTCTATTTTCAATGGGTGAAGTAAGCAGCAGACAGCGTTCGTTAATAGTAGTCAGAGATGATAGCCCTATTAAGAAAATACCGGATTTGGCAAATAAAACTATAGCTTTGGGTCAAATAGGTTCTGCTGCTGGCTACTATGTTCCTTTATACGATCTCTACGGTTTAACCCTTAGAAATATCCGTTTTGCTCCCACTCCTAAAACAGTACTTCAATGGCTGAATGAAGGTAGCATTGATGCTGGTGCTTTGTCTGAAAAAAACTTTGAAATTTATCGTCGGCAAATTACGGAAACAAAGTTTAGAATCATACATATCAGTCGGTGGATTCCCCCCGGAGTCGTATTGCTATCACCAAATATTGAACGAAATCGGGAACGAGAAGTCCGCGCAATTATGAGTAAAGCCCCAGCAAATATTACATCAGATGCTGGTTATATTCCTAGCGTCAAAATTCCTGAATACAAGCAGTTTATTCAGCTAATTAAAAAAGTTAAACCTTTAGAGGCGCGAACTAAGGAAACACCAGCAGTTTTGTTACCTAAGGAAGATCCAAAAAATAAATTGTCCCACCGTTTTACAAAATTTCCGGAAAAAACCTAGACGTGTGGCGGTGTCGCTCTACCGAGCGACACCGACGGTGGGACAATTTATTACCTGCAAGTCCCTAAGTCTAATGATAAAAAACTTGTATTATCAGAAACATACCTGCATAAAACCAGCTTTTAAACCTAAGAGTTTAATAGACATCTTTGTAAATTCAGTTTTATTCTAGACATCACAGGAGTTTCAAGCTGATTATCGGAGAGGTCTTATATATATATATAATTTTTAGGAGTGAAAAATAAATGTCCGTGCCGCCCCTTAGCAAACCAGAAATAGCTTCTGGGACTCTAATCGATAGTCGATATATCATTCAAGGGATGCTTGGACAAGGTGGGCTTGGGCGGACTTACTTAGCTTATGATACGCGCCGCTTCAACGAACCCTGCGTCGTCAAAGAATTTGCTCCCTTCGGTACTGGTAGCGATGGCATCGAAAAATGTCGCGATTTGTTCAAAAGAGAAGCAAAAATTCTTCATCAATTAGAACATCCCCAAATACCATGCTTTTTAGCTTGTTTTGAAGGAGAAGGTCGGCTGTTCTTAGTACAAGAATATGTTAACGGTAAAACTTATTCGATGCTATTACAAGAACGTCGAGAACAAGGACAAACTTTTTCAGAAAGCGAAGTAATATTTTGGCTAAAAAAGCTATTACCAGTTTTAGAATACGTCCATCAACATCAAGTCATTCACAGAGATATTTCTCCAGATAATATCATGTTACCTGAAGGCGGAAATTTACCCGTGCTGATTGATTTTGGTGTCGGAAAACAAATAGCTCAGTTAAACGAAGCTACTCAAATAAATCAAGCAGGATTTGCTGGTAATATGTCCCTTGTCGGAAAAGTGGGATATGCTCCTAGAGAACAAATTAGTTTGGGTTTGTGTTCTCCTTCGAGTGATATTTATGCGTTAGGCGTAACGGCGGTAGTGTTGCTTACTGGCAGAAATCCGTCACACTTAATGGATAGATATTCATTAAATTGGAACTGGCATATACATACTAATATCAGCGATACTTTCGCCCAGATACTAGATAGAATGTTGGCAGATACGCCTAAAGGGCGATACCAAACAACTAAGGAAGTTCTCAC comes from Rivularia sp. PCC 7116 and encodes:
- a CDS encoding WG repeat-containing protein — protein: MVLSPKVALSVACKQLAAISAVFVVTLPWLISTPPGFSLDNTSISKRLKSRKNSQYTFVIQPKFTSVNEFSEGLASVYIGYRKGYVNNAGKVVIPPIFDGAGEFSEGFAWINMRGKWGYINKKGQLAINLNFDTAREFTQGLALVKSGDKWGYINKAGQFVIKPQFDNAMSFTVDKQSKVANKVVLAPVKIGEKWGYINKSGNLVIKPQFNNAASFHEDMAAVKIGDKWGYINHRGKLAIAPQFERAWKFSEGLALASKDSKWGYINTKGKFQIEPSYFEASNFSNGLASVWIDGKYGYINKKGKLVIEPQFEDVGKFSQGLAKVNIDNKWGYINKSGDIVIPPQFDHAGDLLSSQTNAAYPKVGKAWVKVGEKWGYISLLLSE
- a CDS encoding CPBP family intramembrane glutamic endopeptidase, with product MKINLFSLSVRPAPIRLGCFILSLLLPWLPYAAAVYILVKDENTRTILTMGILAIEFLFLLPWWSKYIHQQPQAFRHYGLEFTRKNGVELLRGVAIGLISVLALFVVQGMLGWLVWQPPGFSMLQLVLEGLLTGLGVAFAEELFFRGFIYDELQRDYNPAVVIPATAIIFAVLHFIKPLPVIISTSPQFLGLLLLGLACVWAKRSCRGRLGLPIGLHGGLVWGNYIIEVGKLIKYSGTVPQWVTGVNNNPLAGVMGLLSLTLLALWMRQKQLTASSEQ
- the clpS gene encoding ATP-dependent Clp protease adapter ClpS — translated: MSVETIEKRSTTRKHAPRYRVLLHNDDYNAMEYVVEILITTVPSLSQPQAVSIMMEAHTNGFALVITCAQEHAEFYSETLKTHGLNSTIEPED
- a CDS encoding alr0857 family protein; its protein translation is MLKIIYGDNNLSLDCLDGCLEDWINTRVAIAVRSATGIHIESSTASFLLPANSSTIAQVENIQDANVVEFCRCDAKSLEVVLKGIWLTSELESETGVFVTKLKDDTEYLLQNMFEPKFCPV
- a CDS encoding ATP-binding cassette domain-containing protein, with amino-acid sequence MTHSFDKPTLASPQPYLELNNQGQILRLYLREEEHRLGRGLEWADLDVPVGWEVFSRKQAILKKEGNVYRLFDGEGTKPSRNGIFINGNRIDASGYLLKDGLQFEIGQSVHNHIQLTYYHPRDVPVAIPSNRRLVFKGLKQSPIQLGRATKLDDYASMQLDAPTVSRIHTTLLPDGQGGYFIQDSSSNGTFVNGERISKRVKLTDGSKIQIGPFSLLYTKEYLELLNNGSQVRLDVDRLQRIVKVKGGTQKAILDDVSLAIETGQLVALVGGSGAGKSTLMKSLLGIAPVTSGSVYLNGDNLRRNWAVYRSQIGYVPQDDIVHPDLRVEEVLAYACKLRLPPDTEVKAVVERTLDQIKLTHVRTNFIRNLSGGQRKRVSIGVELLADPKLFFLDEPTSGLDPGLDKEMMRLLRELADQGRTVILVTHATANIEVCDRITFMGRGGKLCYYGPPGEALKYFEMPSNELKYFSDIYIKLDQGGSPKEVVETVDYWSKRYKHSAYFQKYVGNLLKPGTDTKKKSNDKIHTGISPFKQLILLSQRYFQLVVRDSASWIFALISGPIAIALTAWILRNETPLRKLEPLEITQGPLALKVLFIFACIGIWVGLSSSVREIVKESAIYARERLINLGLLPYLTSKVLIRGGLTFLQTLLIVITVVIGFKSPESNLIPWGVGLGITTFLTLLASVSLSLMISAAVKNENEANSILPLIMIPQIILSGVLFELKRLSGKLGWLTISRWSMGAYGALVNVNEMVPAATPGAPSLEDIFAASSVYDATFNNLMLNWGILGLHTVVYLIVALILLKRKDIV
- a CDS encoding phosphate/phosphite/phosphonate ABC transporter substrate-binding protein — its product is MFIRGFVRFGFLILIALLGIGCNSSKRVPKKVTLGLVSYGEEDISLYKYEGFKNYIQAQTKSIVELEPAYNELQAIDQIHRKQWDIVFAPPGLAAIAIDKQLYKPLFSMGEVSSRQRSLIVVRDDSPIKKIPDLANKTIALGQIGSAAGYYVPLYDLYGLTLRNIRFAPTPKTVLQWLNEGSIDAGALSEKNFEIYRRQITETKFRIIHISRWIPPGVVLLSPNIERNREREVRAIMSKAPANITSDAGYIPSVKIPEYKQFIQLIKKVKPLEARTKETPAVLLPKEDPKNKLSHRFTKFPEKT